Proteins encoded in a region of the Vicia villosa cultivar HV-30 ecotype Madison, WI linkage group LG5, Vvil1.0, whole genome shotgun sequence genome:
- the LOC131606353 gene encoding zinc finger protein 10-like, with the protein MEQDQCWIQTKRKYSMSSNTNIVTIPSSSTSCYGDSWEEQAFAEDAAAGSLGGCIWPPRSYSCSFCRREFRSAQALGGHMNVHRKDRARLKQQAPNDQILFHHHHHEVEIENHRLLHQKPIIQSDHNYLAYNSNLFPNPPLCGLVYEKTSPNSRLDLSSGSKDLFRDETLISSSESWLNLPRDDRLCSPKFQREVDNDNILDEKVSKGILDSRLRGKRENDDESDLSMSLNLVLCRAHPLEEDVMNCKKRMKIDSSSNQLFSNSKSTFDHNQQNIQAKMFEFSPNSIEELDLELRLGTRSKIQISAKLFVMITFTVTI; encoded by the exons ATGGAACAGGATCAATGTTGGATTCAAACAAAGAGAAAATACTCAATGAGTTCTAATACAAATATTGTTACTattccttcttcttctacttcttgttATGGTGATTCATGGGAAGAACAAGCTTTTGCTGAAGATGCAGCTGCAGGTTCACTTGGTGGATGTATATGGCCTCCAAGATCATATTCTTGTAGCTTTTGTAGAAGAGAGTTTAGGTCAGCACAAGCATTAGGTGGACATATGAATGTTCATAGAAAAGATAGAGCAAGACTAAAGCAACAAGCACCAAATGATCAAATtctatttcatcatcatcatcacgagGTTGAAATCGAAAATCAtcgtcttcttcatcaaaagCCGATTATTCAAAGTGATCATAACTATTTGGCTTATAATAGTAACCTCTTCCCTAATCCACCTCTTTGTGGTTTGGTTTATGAGAAAACTAGCCCTAATTCTCGTCTCGATCTCTCCTCAGGCTCTAAGGATTTATTCAgagatgaaaccctaatttcgTCCTCGGAATCATGGTTGAACTTACCTCGAGACGATAGGTTATGTTCGCCGAAGTTTCAACGAGAAGTTGATAATGATAATATTCTTGATGAAAAAGTCTCCAAGGGAATATTGGATTCTAGGTTAAGAGGTAAAAGGGAAAATGATGATGAAAGTGATTTATCAATGAGCTTGAATTTGGTTTTGTGTAGAGCTCATCCACTTGAAGAAGATGTGATGAATTGCAAGAAGAGGATGAAAATAGATTCTTCATCAAATCAATTATTCTCAAACTCAAAAAGCACTTTTGATCATAATCAACAAAATATCCAAGCAAAGATGTTCGAGTTTAGCCCTAATTCAATTGAAGAGCTAGATCTGGAGTTAAGGCTTGGTACAAGATCCAAG ATTCAGATATCTGCAAAGTTGTTTGTCATGATAACATTTACAGTAACTATATAG